The genomic stretch AGCACGACCGGATTTCGCCCCGGATGAGCGGCTCCAGCCACTTCTTCTTCTGCTCCTCCGTCCCGTACTTCAGCAGGATGGTCTGGTTCCCCGAATCCGGGGCCACCACGCCGAACAGCGGGTTCGAATACGGGCTCCACGCCAGGATCTCGTTCATGTAGGCGTGCTTCATGAACCCGATCCCCATCCCGCCGTACTCCTTCGGCAGGTGCGGCGCCCACAGCCCGGCCGCCTTCACATGCTCCTGGATCTCATGCCGCAGCCGCTGCGTCTCCGGGTTCCGGTAGTCCCCCAGCCGGTCCTCGTTCGGGATGATGTACCGGTTGACGATGTTCGCCGTCGCCTCCCGGATCCGGTTCGTCTCCGGGTCCAGCGTCGGCACGGGTGAAACCTGCATGCCTGCACTCCTCGTTCAATGCGATGCGCGCAGTCTACCCCGCCCGCCGGCACATGCGTGGTGCGAACGGTCCCGGTGCAGGCCCCGGATGGCCCCCCGGCGGGGCAGCTAGGTGATGGGCCAGCGCGCGCTCGCCTCGTAGGCGTGCGCAATCGTGTGGTGAATCCAGATCTGCGCCACCAGTTCCGCCTTCTCCATCTCGTAGCCGCCCAGCTTCACCACCTTCGCAAGGTCCGCCTCGTCAAGCGTCTCCACGAACTTCGCCGATGCCTCGTGGCCGTCGAGGATCGCCTGGATAATCTCCTCGCGGCTCTTGTCCTTCAGCCCGGCAATCGCCGCGGCGTTGTTCTGCGCGATCCGCTCCGCACCGATGCCCGAAAGCACCCCCGCATCCAGCAGCGGGTACAGCCCGGCCGCCCCGCCCGCTACCGCTGCAATGTGCCGGAAGGCGTCGCCGCTCGTCCACTGGTGCCCGAGCTGGTAGTCCCAGTCCTTCGTCCGCTCAGCCGCAGCGGCAGCCCGCCGACCGGCGAACCGGATCCCGTCCGCAAGTTCCTGCTTCGAAATCATGCGCTTCCCCCTTCAATGTTCGCGTGCGCGCGCCGGCGAGCCCGCCGTGCGCCGGCAGCTTACGCGAACTCTTCGTCTTCGTCGCTCTCGACGTCCACGTCCGGGGTCGTCTCGAGGTCCTCGCCGGTCTCGCTCCAGCCGTTCTCCACCTCGTCCTCGATCTCCTCCTCTTCCTCGTAGCCCCACTCCTCCTCTTCCTCGCGCCGAAGCAGCCCGCGCCGCGTATACGGCCGGATGTCCGAAATGCGCGACTGCGGGAAGCTCACCTTGTCGATCATCGACGGGTGCTTGAACGTCTCCCGCAGGATGACCTTCGGGTGCTCGCCCGTGCTCACCATCGCCGCGCTGTACCGGTTCCCGGCCTTCATCATCCGCGCCAGGCGCAGTCCAATCCGCGGTTCGATCATCCCCACGTACTCGCCGCGCACGGTCAGCACGTTCACCGCGTTCCCCTGCACCTCCAGCTGCACGATGTCGCCCGCATCCAGCACCGCGGCCACCTTCGGGTCAACCGCCTGCAGCGAAGCGACCGCCGCACTCCCCGTCTCTTCGACGAACAGCCGCGTGTCAACGTGCGTCGGCGGCGCATCCACCGGCCGGTCCCGCAGCGCGGCCAGCCGGTCGATGTTCCGCTTCGCGATGAGGTTAGTGGGATCGAGGTCCAGCGCCTTCTGGTATGCATCCAGCGCATCCTGCACCTGTCCCAGCTCGCTTAGCGCCTTCCCCAGGCGGTTGTACCCCTCCGCCTCGTTCGGGAAGAGCCGGATGTACTCGCGGTTGACCTGCACGGCCTCCTGCCATCGGCCGTTCACCGCCAGCTTCACCGCCTGGTCCGTCAGCTGCTTCTTCAGCTTCGCCCGTGCCTCGGGCGTCATCTCGTCGTGGGTCGTCTCGTTCGTCATCTTCCGTCGCTTTCTACCCGCCCGGCGAAGCGGAAAGGATACGGCCGCGCGCCCCCACGGGCAAACCCCCGCGCCATGCTCCCGCCCGGCGTACGATCACAATATGCCCGCCCCGCCGATCGATGCCCCGGCCCTCGAATCCCGCATGCGCGCCGCCTGGCAGGCTGCCGCCTCCCGCTTCCGGGCCTACCATCTCATCCTGCCCGGGTCGCCCGCCTTCGTCTGTAAGACCGATGCCTGCGAGGCCGCCTGCTGCCGCGTCTTCTCCGTCGCCATGCACGACCGCGACGTCGACCACTTCGCCCGCACCACCGGCCTCCAGCCGGTCCAGTTCCTCGAACTCGAAGAAGGCCAGCCGGTACGCCTCCCGCTCGCCCAGCCCTACCTCCTCGCCCGCGACGAAGGCCGCTGCCGTTTCCTGCAGCCCGCGCACCACTGCGGCGTCTATGAGGCGCGCCCCACCGCCTGCCGCCTCTATCCCCACTTCGTCGTCTACTGGAACGTCGAAACGGAGCGCCCCGTCTACCAGTCGCTGCCGCCCCTCGAAGCCGCTGCAGCCTCCGGTCCGGTTGTGCCCCTCCTCCTCGGCCACGACGATTGCCCCGGGTTCACCGGCCCGCCGCTCGCCCCGGCCGACTGGCTCCACCTCCTCCGCGAAACCGACCACCTCCAGCGGAATCTTGCCTGACGGCGGCCCTGTCCCGCGCAGCCCCGGCGCTCTACGCTGGATGCACCCTGTTCCGCGTATGACCACCCGCCACATCCTCACGCTGGCCCTCCTCTCCGTCGTCTGGGGCGCCTCCTTCCTGTTCATCAAGGTCCAGCTGGACGCCGGCCTCGACCCGCTCGGCGTCGCCAGCGTCCGGACTCTCCTCGGCGCTGCCGCGCTCGCCCCGTTCGCGGCCGCTGCCGTGCGCCGGGCGCGGCCCGCCCCGCGCGATGCCGTCCTCCTCGCCGCCCTCGGCGTCACCAACTTCGCCGTCCCCTGGACGCTCATCGCCCTCGCCGAGCACCACATTTCGAGCGGTATGGCCTCGATCGCGAACTCCACTGCGCCGCTCTGGGCTGCCGTCCTCGCCGTCGCCTTCCTCCGCGAGGAACGCGTCAACCGTACGAAGGGTGTCGGTCTCGTGCTCGGCTTCTCCGGCATCGTCATCCTGGCCGGCCCGGCATCCCTCGTGCACCTCTCCAGCGATGCCGCCGGCGTGGCTCTCGTCCTCGCCTCCACCCTCAGCTACGCCGCGTCCGCTATCGCCATCCGCCGCGCCCTCGGCCACCTCTCGCCGGCAGTCATCGCCTTCGGCCAGGTCGCCGCCGCGGCAGCCGCCCTTTTCCCCGCAGCAGCAGCGACGGGCGCCTTCGCCGGCGTCGACTGGTCCCCTCATGTCGTCGCCTCGGCCGCGACCCTCGGCATCCTTGGTTCCGGCCTCGCCGTGGTCGCCTACATGGGCCTCATTCAGCAGATCGGCGCCGTTCGCTCGGTCCTCGTGACCTACCTCATCCCGCCATGGGGTGTCCTCTTCGGCTGGGCCTTCCTCAGCGAGGCCATCAGCTGGAACCTCCTCGCCGGACTCGGCGTCATCCTCGCCGGCGTACTCCTTGTCCAGGGCGTCCTCCGCCTGCCAGGCGCCCGCCCGCCCGAGTCCGCCGGCTCCGCTGCGCTCGGCAAGTAGCCCTCGCCCGTACCTGCTAAGCTCCCGCCATGGCAACTGCCAGCCTCCCGCCGGTCCGCCCCGCCATCCGCGCCCTCGCCGACCGGCTCATCGCCGACCGGCGCCACCTCCATCAGCACCCCGAATGCTCCTGGCAGGAGCACGAAACCCAGCGCTACCTCCTCCGCCGCCTCGCCGAAATCGGCCTCGCCGATGTCCGCCCCATCGCCCGGACCGGCGCCACCGCCCTCGTGCAGGGCGGCCGCCCCGGTCCCTGCGTCCTTTGGCGCGCCGACATCGATGCCCTCCCCGTCCCCGAAAAAACCGGCCTCCCCTTCGCCTCGCAAAACGACGGCGTTATGCACGCCTGCGGCCACGATGCCCACATGGCCATCGCCCTCGCCCTCGCCGCCTGGGCCCAGGCCGAACGCCACCGACTGCCCGGCGCCATCCGCTTCGTCTTCCAGCCCGCAGAAGAGGCCTCCGGTGGTGCCGCCGCCTGCATCGCCGATGGCGTCCTCGAAAACCCCCGCGTCGCGGTCGCCCTCGGCCTGCATATCAGCGCCGATATCCCCATCGGCGCCATCAACCTCGCCCCCGGCCCCTTCTTCGCTGCCCCGACGGCCATACGCATCGAAATCACCGGCCGCGGCGGCCACGCTGCAGCCCCTCACCAGTCCGTCGACGCCGTCGTCGTCGCCGCCCACGCCGTGACCGCCCTCCAGACCGTCGTCAGCCGCTCACTCCCCCCGTCCGAGCAGGCGGTCCTCACCATCGGCAAAATCCAGGCCGGCTTCCGCGGCAACGTCATCGCCGAATCCGCCGTCATGACCGGCACCATCCGCACCTACAGCACCTCGGTCCGCGACCTCATGATCCGCCGCACCGAAGAGATCCTCGCCGGCGTCTGCGCCGCCTTCGGCGCAACCTTCACCCTCACTCACGAAACCTCCTGTCCGCCCCTCGTCAACGACCCCGTCGTCACCGCCGACGTCCTCGAGCTCGCCCGCGGCTACTTCGGCCCCGACCGCATCATCGGCGTTCCGACCATGGGCGCCGAAGACATGTCCGTCTTCCTCGAAGCCCGGCCCGGCTGCTACTTCTGGCTCGGTGCCCGCAACGAAGCCAGGGGCATCGCCGGCCGCCACCACGACCCCGGCTTCGTCATCGACGAAGACGCCCTGCCGCTCGGCGCAGAATTTGCCGCCCGCATCATCGAGCACTTCCTCGCGCGCTAGCCGCCCAGCTCCGCCAGCAGCCGCGCGATCGCCGTCCGCACGTCCGCCTCGAACGAAACGAGCCCCCGGTTCGCGCGCGAGAGCAGGCCGTCCTCGCAGGCCCGGTCGAGGAACTGCCGCAGCCCGTCGTAGTACCCGCCCACGTTCGCGAATACCAGCGGCCCCGCATGCAGCCCCAGCTGCCGCCAGGTCACCATCTCGAACGCCTCGTCAAGGGTCCCGTACGCCCCCGGCAGCACCAGGAAGCCCTGCGCCAGCCCTGCCATCAGCGCCTTCCGCTCGGCCATCGTCTCCACCACATGCAGCTCCGTCAGCCCCGTATGGGCCAGCTCCAGGTCCACCAGCTGCCGCGGGATAACCCCGATAACCCGCCCGCCGGCCACCAGGCACGCGTCCGCCAGCGCCCCCATCAGCCCCACCGACGCCCCGCCGTAGACGATCGTGACGCCCCGCCGGGCCAGCTCCCGTCCCGCCTCCCGCGCTGCCTCGAGGTGCTGCCGGCGCTGCCCTGCGCTCGAACCGCAGAACACCGCCACCGCCGGCGCGGGCTCGCTACTCAGCGACCCACCGGTCGACATCCCGGTCCCAGCTCAGCAGCTCGTCCGGTGCAAAGAACAGCGCCAGTTCCCGCGTCGCGCTCTCCGGGCCGTCGCTCGCGTGCACCAGGTTCCGCCCCTTGTCCAGCCCGAAGTCTGCGCGCACCGTGCCCGACGCCGCCTCCACCGGGTTCGTCGCCCCGATGGTCGCCCGCACGACCTTGATCGCGTCCTGTCCCTCCCACGCAATCGCGATGACCGGCGCGCTCGTAATGAACTCCACCAGCCCCGGGAAGAACGGCTTCCCGACATGCTCCGCGTAATGCCGCTCAGCAAGCTCCCGGGTAACCCGCAGCAGCTTCATCCCCACAATTTTCAGCCCGCGCCGCTCCAGCCGCGCGATAATCTCTCCCGCCAGCCCCCGCTGCATCGCGTCCGGCTTGATCAGGAACAGCGTTCGCTCCGTGGTTTCCAACAGGGCCCTCCTTACCCGGCCGTTCGCTGCCGCCGGGAGATGGTGATCGCAGGTTCGCGCAGGTAGAACGGTTCCGCACCCGTCGCAAGTTCGCCCCGCCGGGCGGCCGGCGCCAGCCGCTCCAGCATGGCAGCCACCCGTTCGCGCGGGCCAACCTCCAGGCCGCCCAGCGCGCCGGCTCCTTCGCCTGCAAGCCGGTCGCCCCCAGGCAGCGCCGCCACAAGGGCAATCTCTCCCGCCGGCTCCCGTCCCGCCCAGCGCTGGACGCCCCACTCCCCCCGGCCTGCCGGGTGAATCGCCGTCACCGCCCCGTCCCCGCCGGCGGCCAGCGCAATCGCTTCGAACGTCCGGACCCCATAGAGCGGCGCGCCCGTCGCCAGCGCAAGGCCCTGCGCCGTGGCGATGCCCACGCGCAGCCCCGCGTACGAGCCCGGGCCCGTCACGACCAGGATCGCTGCCGGCCGCTCGCCGCCCAGCAGCCGTTCGATGGCCGCCAGCAGCCCCGTCGTATGGCTCCGCTCCTCCTCGGCCACAACGATCTCCCGCTGGCCGACGCGGTCGACCCCCACGGCAAACCGGTCCGATGCTGAATCAATGGCCAGGATGGTGCTCACGCTGCCTTCAGCGCCTCCACCAGTTCACGGCCCCGCGCACCCCGGGCGATGAAGCGAAGCCGCCGCGTCCGCGGCCCCTGCTCGCCCGGGCGGAGTTCAACCACCAGCCCGTCCCCGGGCAGCAGCTCCGCCCCACGCTCCGGCCACTCAATCACCAGCACGCCCTTCTCCGCGTAGTCCCATAACCCCAGCTCGTCCAGCTCCTCCACGTCCTCGATCCGGTACAGGTCGACGTGGTAGAGCACCTCACGTCCCGCATACTCGTTCATCAGCACGAACGACGGGCTGTTCACCTGCCCGCGGCAGCCGAGCCCCCGGCCGATGCCCTGCGTCAGGCACGTCTTCCCGCTGCCGAGGTCCCCGCTGAGCAGCACAACGTCCCCGCGCCGCAGGTGGCGCCCCAGCCGCTCCCCCAGCGCCCGCGTCTCCTCCTCGCTCGAAGAAGCCAGTTCGATTGCCACCTCTTCTGCCATGAGGCCAGTATAGGCCCCCGTTCGCTAACGCCCTAAGCCCGCCTTCGCTGCCATCAGCACCGCCATCCGCAATTGCGCAACCTTATGCGGCTGATTGACCACTAGGTAGCCGCTGGCTACCTTGTCCCTGCAAACGCCTCGGCCACAGCCCACGGCGCCCCTATTCCACCGTCCCTACACGGAGTCCTGCACGCATGATGAGAACGTCCTCCGAAACCGGTAAGCCCCCTGTCTCCGCGAGCCTCGGGAGCCGCATCCGGGCAGCCCGCCGCGATGCCGGGATGAGCCAGGGCCAGCTCGCCCAGGCGCTCAACACCACCCAGAGCGCCATCAGCCTCTACGAAGCAGGCCAGCGCTCTGTCGGCATCGACATGCTCCTCAACGTCGCCCGCATCCTCAATCGCCCCCTCCACTACTTCCTCGGCGAAGAGGGCGAGATGCTCTACGTCAAGGACAGCGAAATCGCCCAGCTCATCCAGGAACTGGAGCGCCACCCCGAAGACCTGCCCGAACTCCTCCAGTACTGGAACTTCCTCCGCTGGCGCCGCATGTCCGCCAACGGCTCCGGCCGCCACTGACCGACAGCCGGCTCACAACACCGCTGCGACAGCCGGGCCCCTGCCCGGCTGTTTCGCCGTCCGGCCCAGTACCCTCACCGGAGGCCAACCCATGCGCCGCCTCTGCGACCCCGCCGATGCCCGCCGTCTCCTCAACCCCGGCCCCGTCGGCATCATCACCACCGCCTGGCGCGGCTATACCAACGCCGCCCCCATCGCCTGGATGACGCCGCTCTCCATCGACCCGCCCCGCCTCGGCGTCGTCGTCGCCCCCGAACGCCACACCGCCGCCATGATCCGCTTCAGCGGCGCCTTCGCCATCAACATCCCCGGCCCGTCCCTCCTCAAGCACACCGCCTTCCTCGGCTCCCTCACCGGCCTCGAAACCAACAAGCTCGAAGCCGCCGGCCTCGAGACCTTCGCCCCGCTCGTCATCGACGCGCCACTCATCCGCGACTGCCTCGCCTGGATCGAATGCCTCGTCCAGGACGCGATCAAGACCGGCGACCACACCCTCTTCGTCGCCGAGCCGGTCAAAGTCCAGGCCGACGACGAAGCCTACGCCGGCCACTGGCTCCTCGCCTCCCGCGAGAAAAGCCCCCTCGTGTTCATCGGCGGCAACCGGTACGCCGTCATCGGTGACCCCCTCGAGGCCGTCATCCACGTCGATGAACACGGCGCACTCATCGCCGAAACCCCCGAGGAGCGCGAAGCCCGCCTCGAGCGCGAAGCCCGGGAGGCCGAGCTCCGGCGCCTCGAAGGCGAGGAAGGCTACCGCCAGCGGCTCCAGGCAGAATCCGGGTGAGCCGTGCCCCGCAACAGCGACGCGAGGCCGGCCGCATGCGACCGGCCTCGCGGGCTGCTCGAAGTCTCCGGAGCTACCGCTGCTCGAGCGGCACGTACGGCCGCGGGTCCGCGCCCTCGTAGAGCGCGTTCGGCCGCACCAGCCGGTTGTCCGCATACTGCTCCAGCAGGTGCGCCGTCCACCCCGCAATCCGCGACATCGCGAAGATCGGCGTGTACAGGTCGCTCGGGATGCCCAGCATCTTGTAAACCGACGCGCTGAAAAAGTCGACGTTCGGGTAGAGCGGCTTTCCCTCCAGCTTCTTCGCCAGGTAGTCCCGCAGCTTCAGCGAAAGGTCGAAGTACTTCCGGTCCGGCGATGTCGCCGCCAGCTTGTGCCCCAGCTGCTCGAGGATGATCGCCCGCGGGTCGGTCGTCTTGTACACGCGGTGCCCGATGCCCATCACCCGCTCGCCGCGGGCCAGCAGGTCGTCCACGTACCGCGGGATATTCTCCTCCGTGCCGATAGCCTCCAGCGTCCGGTAGACCGCCTCATTCGCGCCGCCGTGCAGCGGCCCCTTCAGCGTCCCAATCGCCGAGGCGATCGCCGAGTACATGTCGCTGAGCGTCGACGCGGTCACCAGCGCCGAGAAGGTCGAGGCATTCATCTCGTGCTCGGCGTGCAGGATCATCGCCACGTCGAACACCCGCGCCTCGAGCTCGTTCGGCTCCTCGCCCTTCAGCATCCAGAGGAAATTCGCCGCATGCCCGAGGTCATCCCTCGGCGGCACAGGGTCGAGCCCCTGCCGGAGCCGGTGATACTGCGCCAGCACCGTCGGCATCCGCGCCGTCAGAAGCGCCGCTGTTTTCTTCAGCTGCTCCTGCGAAAGGTCGCTGGACTTCGGATCCAGCGCCCCCGCGATAATCACCGAGATCTCCAGCGCCCGCATCGGCCGGATTTTGCCGACGATCTCCCGCTGCACCCTGGCGTTCAGGTCCGAAAGCGGCCGCTCCCGCCGAAGGTCCGCCTTCAGCTGCTCCAGCTCATCCCGCGTCGGCAGCCGCAGGTTCCACAGGAGGAACGCCGTCTCCTCGAACGTCGAATGCTCTGCCAGGTCGAAAATGTTGTACCCGGCGTAGATCAGCTCGCCCTTCTGGCCGTCGATCCGGCACAGCTTCGTCGCTGTGACGTTGACGCCTTCGAGCCCCCGTGCAATCACCTCGGTCACGTGCCTACCCCCTCGCGGCGGAACCCGCAGATTGTATACACTCGTTGCCGCACCGATCCTACCACGCCCGCACCCCGCCGTGCGTAATCCGCTCAGCGGTACTTCGCGGCCAGCGGAAGCCGCCGGTCCCGCCCGAACGCCCGCGGCGTGATCTTCACGCCCGGCGCCGCCTGCCGCCGCTTGTACTCATTCCGGTCCACCATCCGCACCACCCGCTCCACCGTCGCCCGCTCGAACCCCATCGCCACAATCTCGTCCACCGTCCGGTCGTCCTCCACGTACGCCTCAAGGATTGGATCCAGCACCTCATACGGCGGCAGCGAATCCTGGTCGAGCTGCCCCGGCCGCAGCTCAGCGCTCGGCGGCTTCGTAATCGACCGCTCCGGGATCCACGGCTTCCCCGCCCGCGCGTTTCGCCACCGCGCCAGCCGGTACACCAGCGTTTTCGGCACATCCTTCAGCACCGCATAGCCGCCCGCCATGTCGCCATACAGCGTCGCGTACCCCGTCGCCATCTCGCTCTTGTTCCCGGTCGTCAGCACAATGGCGCCCGTCTTGTTCGAAAGCGTCATCAGCACATTCCCGCGCTGCCGCGCCTGCAGGTTCTCCTCCGCCGTCCCCGGGTCCGATCCTTCGAACACGTCCGCCAGCATCTCCAGCATTGCCGCATGGGCCGGCTCGATCGGGATCGTCAGGAACCGGATGCCGAGGTTCTCCGCCAGCGCCCGCGCATCCGCCTTGCTGTGCTCGCTCGAATACCGGCTCGGCATCGAAACGCCAATCACCCGCTCCGCCCCGATCGCATCAACTGCAACCGCCGCAACGACCGCCGAGTCAATCCCGCCCGAAAGGCCGACGATCGCCTCCCCGAAGCCCGTCTTCCGCAGGTAGTCGCGCGTCGCCAGCACCAGCGCCGACCACACCTCCTCCTCCTCACCCATCAGCTCCGCGACCGGCCCCCCGGCGGCGGGCTCACGGCTCGTCTCCAGCGCCGTCCGCAGGTCCACGAACTCCGCGCCTGTCTCCCAGTCCCGCGCCCGAAGCTCCACGCGCCGCCGCGGGTCGTGCAGCCGCCGCTGCGCCACCTCGTCGAGGTCCACGTCCACCACCAGCAGCTCCTCCGCAAATTGCCGCGCCCGGGCCACCACCCGCCCCTCCGCGTCCATCACCACCGACGCCCCATCGAATACCAGCTCGTCCTGCCCGCCCACTGCGTTCAGGTACGCCACCGCAATGCTGTTGTCGGCCGCCCGCGTGGCGAGCATCCGCTCCCGCTCCCGCGCCTTCCCCCGGTGATACGGCGAAGCGTTGATATTGATGCACAGCTCGGCGCCCGCCAGCGCCATCGCATCCAGCGGCGCCCCCGGGTACCAGATGTCCTCGCAGATGCTCACCCCGAACCGCACTCCGCCCGCCCGGTACACCGCCGTCCGCCGCCCGGCCCGGAAGTACCGTTCCTCGTCGAACACCCCGTAGTTCGGCAGCCGCTGCTTGTCGTACGTATCAACCCACCGCCCGTCTGCAAACACGGCCGCCGCGTTGTACGCGTCGTCGTCCCGCCAGTCCACAAACCCGACCACCGCCACCAGCCCGTGGGTCGCCTCCGCCAGCTCCGCCGCCGCCTCGCGCGACGCCTCGCAGAACGACCGCCGCAGCACCAGGTCCTCCGGCGGATACCCGGTGACCGCCAGCTCGGGGAACGCTACCACGTCGCAGCCCGCTGCCCGCGCCGCCGCCAGCTGCTCCCGGATCTTCGCCGTATTCCCCTCGAGGTCTCCCACCGTTGTGTTGATCTGCGCCAGTCCCAGCCGCAGCGCCTTCATCGTCGCCTCCTCGCCGCGAGTATATGCCCCGGCCACCCTGTGGGCCGGTGCGCGCATCCGGGTCTCTGCCGCCCCGAATCAGGGTTTCGCCTAGGCGCTCCTCCCGATTCACGCCGGCCCCCACCTCTGCCAATCTCAAACCCGGCGGGGTTTCGAGGTAGGGAGATGACTCGAAACACCAGTTCCTTCAGCCCCTGCCCGCTCTGCGGGCGCCAGGCGCGCGCACACTCGCGCATCCTCATCGCCGATGTCGAACCCATCGGCACGCGCCGGACCAGCTACGCGACCGTGATTTGTCGAGATTGCGCGTTCGCGATGGTCCTCCGCTCCGAGGCAGCAGCTATGCGCGCCAGCTAACCCGGGCCCCTCGCAGGCAGCCGGTCCCCGGTTTCGGGGGCCGGCTGCCGCCCGTAGAATGGGTCGTAACCCCGGCGGCAGGAGGCAGCCCGTGAACGACGTCCTCGCGATGATCCTCGCCGGCGGACAGGGCGACCGGCTCTCCATCCTCTCCGAGCAGCGCGCCAAGCCTGCCGTCGTCTTCGGCGGCAACTACCGCATCATCGATTTCGTCCTCTCCAACTGCGCCAACAGCGACATCAGCAAGCTCGCCGTCCTCACCCAGTACCGCCCGCGCTCGCTCTTCAACCATATCGGCGCCGGCAGGCCCTGGGGCTACGACACCCCCGAGGGCGGCATCCAGATCCTCCAGCCCTACCTCGGCAAAGCCGACGCCGACTGGTACCAGGGCACCGCCGACGCCGTCTACCAAAACCTCTACGTCATCGAAGAAGCCCGCGTCCGCGAAATCCTCATCCTCGCCGGCGACCATATCTACCTCACCTCCTACCGCAACCTCGTCGCCTACCACCGCTCCCAGGGCGCCGACGCCACTGTCGCCGTCTACAGTGTCCCCCGCAGCGAAGCCCACCGCTTCGGCGTTCTCGACCTCGACCCCTCCGGCCGCGTCATCGACTTTCAGGAGAAGCCCAAAGAGCCTCGCGGCTCCTGGATCTCCATGGGCATCTACGTCTTCAACAAAGATGTCCTCGTCGAACAGCTCCAGGCCGACGCCGACCTCGGCGAAGCCAGCTCCCACGACTTCGGCAAAGACATCATCCCCCGCATGTTCCGCACCCACCGCGTCTTCGGCTACCAGTACCACGACTACTGGCGCGATGTCGGCACCATCGAATCCTACTGGGCCGCCCACATGGACCTCCTCCAGCCCAACCCCCCGCTCGACCTCGAAGACCCCGACCTGAAGCTCCGCACCGCCGGCTCCATCCCCCCGCCGGCGCGCTTCGGCCCCAACGCCCGCGTCACCGAGTCGCTCATCTCTCCCTCTGCCCGCATCGACGGCGAGGTCTACCGCTCCGTCATCTCCCCCGGCGTCGTCATCGAACCCGGCGCCGTCGTCCGCGAATCCATCATCCAGCACCGCTGCGTCATCCGCTCCGGCACCGTCATCGACCGCTGCATCCTCGATAAAGAGGTCTCCGTCGGCGCCGGCTGCGTCATCGGCACCGGCGACCCGAACATCCCCAACCGCGAGCGGCCCGATATCGTCAACACCGGCATCTCCATCATCGGGAAGCGCGCCACCATCCCCTCCGGCCTCCGCATCGGCCGCAACGTCGTCGTCGGCCCCGGCGTCCACGAAGAACTCGCCGACCTCAAAGAACTCGAATCCGGCGCCTCCGTCCACCCCACCCACATCCCCCTCCACCTCTTCGTCTGATGCCGCCCGCCATGCGCCTCTTCACGCTCGAAGAAGCACGCGCCACCCTCCCTGAGGTCATCCCCATCCTCGAACGGCTCCGGCAGGCCTCCCTCGAACTCCGCGCCATCGCCGCCGCCCGGGCTGCCGCCGCCCGCGGC from Tepidiforma thermophila encodes the following:
- a CDS encoding tetratricopeptide repeat protein; the protein is MTNETTHDEMTPEARAKLKKQLTDQAVKLAVNGRWQEAVQVNREYIRLFPNEAEGYNRLGKALSELGQVQDALDAYQKALDLDPTNLIAKRNIDRLAALRDRPVDAPPTHVDTRLFVEETGSAAVASLQAVDPKVAAVLDAGDIVQLEVQGNAVNVLTVRGEYVGMIEPRIGLRLARMMKAGNRYSAAMVSTGEHPKVILRETFKHPSMIDKVSFPQSRISDIRPYTRRGLLRREEEEEWGYEEEEEIEDEVENGWSETGEDLETTPDVDVESDEDEEFA
- a CDS encoding YkgJ family cysteine cluster protein; protein product: MPAPPIDAPALESRMRAAWQAAASRFRAYHLILPGSPAFVCKTDACEAACCRVFSVAMHDRDVDHFARTTGLQPVQFLELEEGQPVRLPLAQPYLLARDEGRCRFLQPAHHCGVYEARPTACRLYPHFVVYWNVETERPVYQSLPPLEAAAASGPVVPLLLGHDDCPGFTGPPLAPADWLHLLRETDHLQRNLA
- a CDS encoding DMT family transporter, which produces MTTRHILTLALLSVVWGASFLFIKVQLDAGLDPLGVASVRTLLGAAALAPFAAAAVRRARPAPRDAVLLAALGVTNFAVPWTLIALAEHHISSGMASIANSTAPLWAAVLAVAFLREERVNRTKGVGLVLGFSGIVILAGPASLVHLSSDAAGVALVLASTLSYAASAIAIRRALGHLSPAVIAFGQVAAAAAALFPAAAATGAFAGVDWSPHVVASAATLGILGSGLAVVAYMGLIQQIGAVRSVLVTYLIPPWGVLFGWAFLSEAISWNLLAGLGVILAGVLLVQGVLRLPGARPPESAGSAALGK
- a CDS encoding M20 metallopeptidase family protein, whose amino-acid sequence is MATASLPPVRPAIRALADRLIADRRHLHQHPECSWQEHETQRYLLRRLAEIGLADVRPIARTGATALVQGGRPGPCVLWRADIDALPVPEKTGLPFASQNDGVMHACGHDAHMAIALALAAWAQAERHRLPGAIRFVFQPAEEASGGAAACIADGVLENPRVAVALGLHISADIPIGAINLAPGPFFAAPTAIRIEITGRGGHAAAPHQSVDAVVVAAHAVTALQTVVSRSLPPSEQAVLTIGKIQAGFRGNVIAESAVMTGTIRTYSTSVRDLMIRRTEEILAGVCAAFGATFTLTHETSCPPLVNDPVVTADVLELARGYFGPDRIIGVPTMGAEDMSVFLEARPGCYFWLGARNEARGIAGRHHDPGFVIDEDALPLGAEFAARIIEHFLAR
- a CDS encoding TIGR00730 family Rossman fold protein; its protein translation is MSTGGSLSSEPAPAVAVFCGSSAGQRRQHLEAAREAGRELARRGVTIVYGGASVGLMGALADACLVAGGRVIGVIPRQLVDLELAHTGLTELHVVETMAERKALMAGLAQGFLVLPGAYGTLDEAFEMVTWRQLGLHAGPLVFANVGGYYDGLRQFLDRACEDGLLSRANRGLVSFEADVRTAIARLLAELGG
- the ndk gene encoding nucleoside-diphosphate kinase, whose product is METTERTLFLIKPDAMQRGLAGEIIARLERRGLKIVGMKLLRVTRELAERHYAEHVGKPFFPGLVEFITSAPVIAIAWEGQDAIKVVRATIGATNPVEAASGTVRADFGLDKGRNLVHASDGPESATRELALFFAPDELLSWDRDVDRWVAE
- the tsaB gene encoding tRNA (adenosine(37)-N6)-threonylcarbamoyltransferase complex dimerization subunit type 1 TsaB; the protein is MSTILAIDSASDRFAVGVDRVGQREIVVAEEERSHTTGLLAAIERLLGGERPAAILVVTGPGSYAGLRVGIATAQGLALATGAPLYGVRTFEAIALAAGGDGAVTAIHPAGRGEWGVQRWAGREPAGEIALVAALPGGDRLAGEGAGALGGLEVGPRERVAAMLERLAPAARRGELATGAEPFYLREPAITISRRQRTAG
- the tsaE gene encoding tRNA (adenosine(37)-N6)-threonylcarbamoyltransferase complex ATPase subunit type 1 TsaE, coding for MAEEVAIELASSSEEETRALGERLGRHLRRGDVVLLSGDLGSGKTCLTQGIGRGLGCRGQVNSPSFVLMNEYAGREVLYHVDLYRIEDVEELDELGLWDYAEKGVLVIEWPERGAELLPGDGLVVELRPGEQGPRTRRLRFIARGARGRELVEALKAA
- a CDS encoding helix-turn-helix domain-containing protein, with amino-acid sequence MMRTSSETGKPPVSASLGSRIRAARRDAGMSQGQLAQALNTTQSAISLYEAGQRSVGIDMLLNVARILNRPLHYFLGEEGEMLYVKDSEIAQLIQELERHPEDLPELLQYWNFLRWRRMSANGSGRH